In Bacillus cytotoxicus NVH 391-98, the following are encoded in one genomic region:
- a CDS encoding PspA/IM30 family protein encodes MKQSLFGRVRDAILADLHNVLDEKERKNPIAMLNQYLRDSEREITKIEKLIERHKTLKTNFARELEEARYFVNKRSKQAIIAQEAGELQLHERALEEVAYYEGQVARLEEMYAGVIEQIDELERRLSEMKNKLKEMNAKRMQLMARENMAHANRRMNTALHKMDESNPFLRFEEIEDHIRDLELRINEGYERDTFDMKIAKLEREMKDKNEVSLNKEGIK; translated from the coding sequence ATGAAACAATCTTTATTTGGCCGTGTACGCGATGCGATTTTAGCAGATCTTCATAATGTATTAGATGAAAAAGAAAGAAAAAACCCAATTGCTATGTTAAACCAATATTTACGTGATAGTGAACGTGAAATAACAAAAATTGAAAAGTTAATTGAGCGTCATAAAACGTTAAAAACGAACTTTGCTCGTGAGCTTGAAGAGGCACGTTATTTCGTAAATAAGAGATCTAAGCAAGCCATTATTGCACAAGAAGCAGGAGAACTGCAACTACATGAGCGTGCTTTAGAAGAAGTCGCATATTATGAAGGACAAGTGGCTCGTTTAGAAGAAATGTATGCAGGTGTTATCGAACAAATTGACGAATTAGAACGTCGCCTTTCTGAAATGAAAAATAAATTAAAAGAAATGAATGCAAAGCGTATGCAACTGATGGCGCGTGAGAATATGGCGCATGCGAATCGTCGTATGAATACAGCGCTTCATAAAATGGATGAAAGCAATCCGTTTTTACGATTTGAAGAAATAGAAGATCATATTCGTGATTTAGAACTTCGCATAAATGAAGGGTATGAACGTGATACTTTTGATATGAAAATTGCTAAACTGGAGCGCGAAATGAAAGATAAAAATGAAGTATCTTTAAACAAAGAAGGGATAAAATAA
- the liaF gene encoding cell wall-active antibiotics response protein LiaF, translating to MKQQFSKTQFVGMLLIIFGFGLFIDMISGRFEPGGLIFAFIMIMFGRHYRKKNRYVRGNVFLFIGGLVFLFFLFSSAAFVLVVFACFALIGYRLIQGQQKQQVIQVQIKEKGYIDEDKPIYRSEPYLKNMMIGNVRMMDHIYELEDINVQYGVCDVEMDLTTAMIPEGETVIVIRGVIGNIRLYVPYDIELSLNHSVIVGRVLLPGHEETGLNRNVTFKTEQYREAPRRIKIISSLVVGDTEVRKV from the coding sequence ATGAAGCAACAATTTTCAAAAACACAATTTGTGGGGATGCTCCTCATTATATTTGGATTTGGTCTTTTTATCGATATGATTTCTGGACGCTTTGAACCAGGAGGTCTCATTTTTGCCTTTATTATGATTATGTTTGGAAGACATTATCGAAAGAAGAATCGTTATGTGAGAGGTAATGTGTTTTTATTTATTGGAGGACTTGTATTTTTATTTTTTCTATTTTCATCAGCGGCTTTCGTACTTGTTGTATTCGCTTGTTTCGCATTGATCGGTTATCGACTGATTCAAGGGCAGCAGAAACAGCAAGTTATTCAAGTTCAGATTAAGGAGAAAGGATATATTGATGAGGATAAACCAATCTATCGTTCTGAACCATATTTGAAAAATATGATGATAGGAAACGTACGAATGATGGATCATATTTATGAACTAGAAGATATTAATGTTCAATATGGAGTCTGTGATGTTGAAATGGACTTAACAACGGCTATGATTCCAGAAGGAGAAACCGTCATTGTTATTCGTGGGGTAATCGGAAATATTAGATTGTACGTTCCATATGACATTGAATTATCTTTAAATCATTCGGTTATTGTTGGGAGAGTATTACTGCCAGGGCATGAAGAAACAGGTTTGAACCGAAATGTTACATTTAAAACAGAGCAGTATAGAGAAGCTCCTCGTCGTATTAAAATTATTTCTTCGCTTGTTGTAGGAGATACGGAAGTGAGGAAAGTATGA
- a CDS encoding sensor histidine kinase: MKKQGNISWMYIRYSMLSSISIALICTIIYMWKSKQDIYDFLWKESIASVPVGLLIMSTSLLIGGIVGYAIGYYVKQRIQGLNTFLFEVERGNFPKDVSFTAEDEFHEIERKVMTLTRRLEEQAGLFQKVTNERAHWNEEMKQEAISQERHRLARELHDSVSQQLFAMSMMMSAINEQVDQFPETTKKQLKLVENMVVNAQSEMRALLLHLRPVQLEGKKLTEGIEELLTELSRKQHMKIEWFVESIQLKKGVEDHLFRILQEALSNTLRHAKAKKIEVRLRQIDQYAILKIIDDGVGFEVGVGVGVNKAGSYGLQSMQERVHEIGGTLKVLSFPNKGAQIEVKVPIMIERGGE; encoded by the coding sequence ATGAAAAAACAAGGAAATATTTCATGGATGTACATTCGTTATTCTATGCTATCTTCCATTAGTATTGCACTCATTTGTACTATTATCTATATGTGGAAAAGCAAGCAAGATATATATGATTTCCTATGGAAAGAATCCATCGCCTCTGTTCCTGTTGGTTTGTTAATCATGAGTACAAGTCTTCTTATTGGAGGCATTGTAGGATATGCGATTGGCTATTATGTAAAGCAGCGTATTCAAGGTTTGAATACTTTCTTATTTGAAGTAGAGCGAGGGAACTTTCCGAAAGATGTTTCGTTTACGGCAGAAGACGAATTTCATGAAATAGAGCGAAAAGTTATGACACTTACTCGAAGATTAGAAGAACAAGCTGGATTATTTCAAAAGGTAACAAATGAACGAGCCCATTGGAATGAAGAAATGAAGCAAGAAGCTATTTCTCAAGAAAGACATCGCTTGGCAAGAGAACTGCATGATTCTGTAAGTCAGCAGCTTTTTGCAATGTCTATGATGATGTCAGCAATTAATGAGCAAGTAGATCAATTTCCAGAAACAACAAAAAAACAATTGAAGCTTGTAGAGAACATGGTCGTGAATGCGCAATCCGAAATGAGAGCATTGCTTCTTCATTTACGTCCTGTACAATTGGAAGGAAAAAAACTCACAGAAGGTATAGAGGAACTATTAACAGAGCTGTCTAGAAAACAGCATATGAAAATCGAATGGTTCGTTGAATCCATTCAGTTAAAAAAAGGTGTCGAAGATCATCTATTTCGTATTTTACAAGAAGCATTGTCTAACACACTGCGACATGCAAAGGCAAAGAAAATAGAAGTACGCCTTCGTCAAATTGATCAATATGCCATTTTGAAAATAATTGATGATGGTGTTGGGTTTGAAGTTGGAGTTGGAGTTGGAGTAAATAAAGCAGGATCATATGGATTACAATCTATGCAGGAACGTGTTCATGAAATTGGAGGGACGTTAAAAGTACTTAGTTTCCCAAATAAAGGAGCACAAATTGAAGTGAAAGTGCCAATTATGATAGAGAGAGGGGGAGAATGA